One window from the genome of Bactrocera tryoni isolate S06 unplaced genomic scaffold, CSIRO_BtryS06_freeze2 ctg7180000343327_QRY, whole genome shotgun sequence encodes:
- the LOC120779388 gene encoding uncharacterized protein LOC120779388, whose product MLPEYDPEDDSDSDEELEDAPIETGEYFTARDGNVWSSIQPQPVRFQTSGPKKKPLLILDYNKTKGGVDSMDMCLSEYSTKRRTNRWPLAFFYNIADVAAFAAYIIYVDNNTHLKSYTSRRRMFLHQLSEQLCKPEIKRRANNSRISRVFSTRNAIEAMIDRPIRVVDAEAHEAEERDSTGRLKVKGNCYICSNRCPTRKACTLCNKPVGAEHSKDLPQCDR is encoded by the exons ATGTTACCAGAATATGACCCAGAGGACGACAGTGATTCTGATGAAGAACTTGAAGATGCACCAATTGAAACTGGGGAATATTTTACTGCCAGAGATGGTAATGTTTGGTCTTCGATACAACCACAACCTGTAAGATTCC AAACGTCCGGTCCTAAGAAGAAGCCATTGCTTATATTGGACtacaacaaaaccaaaggtGGAGTTGATAGCATGGACATGTGCTTGTCCGAATATAGTACCAAGCGGCGCACAAATAGATGGCCTTTGgctttcttttataatattgcGGACGTTGCTGCGTTTGCTGCATACATAATATACGTTGACAACAACACTCACCTGAAGTCATATACAAGCCGCCGTAGGATGTTTCTCCATCAGCTAAGTGAGCAACTATGCAAGCCAGAAATAAAGAGAAGGGCGAATAACAGCAGAATATCCAGAGTTTTTTCAACGCGCAACGCCATCGAAGCCATGATAGATAGGCCCATCCGAGTTGTGGATGCTGAAGCACATGAAGCGGAGGAGCGTGATAGTACGGGACGCCTAAAAGTAAAGGGGAATTGCTACATCTGCTCCAACCGATGCCCTACTCGTAaagcatgcacattatgcaacaAACCGGTGGGCGCAGAGCATTCCAAAGACTTGCCGCAATGCGATAGAT